In one Moritella sp. 5 genomic region, the following are encoded:
- the dusB gene encoding tRNA dihydrouridine synthase DusB — translation MKIGPYLLDNQLFLAPMAGVTDRPFRQLCRELGVGMAVSEMLSSNPRVWSSEKSQQRMDHAGETGIRSVQIAGADPALMAAAAQHNVKNGAQIIDINMGCPAKKVNKKMAGSALMQHPEQVKLILDAVTNAVDVPVTLKIRTGWDPENRNGIQIAEIAEQAGIQALAVHGRTRACLYKGNAEYDTIKAIKASISIPVIANGDIDSPEKAKQVLEYTGADGLMIGRPAQGNPWIFREINHYLKTGEKLPVPTADEVRRVILQHVENLHQFYGEFKGVRFARKHVGWYIQHQTNGVEFRKSFNALESSAEQHLALMKYFDDLS, via the coding sequence ATGAAAATAGGTCCTTATCTTCTGGATAACCAACTATTCTTGGCTCCAATGGCTGGTGTTACTGACCGCCCCTTCCGTCAACTTTGTCGTGAATTGGGTGTTGGTATGGCCGTGTCAGAGATGCTATCGAGTAACCCTCGAGTTTGGTCTTCAGAAAAATCGCAACAGCGTATGGATCATGCTGGCGAAACCGGGATCCGTTCAGTGCAAATCGCAGGTGCAGATCCGGCGTTGATGGCAGCAGCCGCGCAGCATAATGTAAAAAATGGTGCGCAGATCATTGATATCAACATGGGTTGTCCTGCGAAAAAAGTGAATAAAAAAATGGCTGGGTCTGCATTAATGCAACATCCGGAGCAAGTGAAGCTAATCTTAGACGCGGTAACGAACGCGGTTGATGTACCAGTAACACTAAAGATACGTACCGGTTGGGATCCAGAAAATCGCAATGGTATACAGATAGCAGAAATCGCAGAGCAAGCTGGAATTCAAGCCCTTGCGGTTCATGGTCGTACTCGAGCCTGCCTGTATAAGGGCAATGCAGAATACGACACTATAAAAGCGATTAAAGCTAGCATTAGCATTCCTGTGATCGCGAATGGTGATATTGATAGCCCAGAAAAAGCAAAGCAGGTACTTGAGTACACAGGAGCAGACGGTCTTATGATCGGACGTCCCGCTCAAGGTAATCCTTGGATTTTTCGGGAAATAAATCACTATCTTAAAACAGGTGAAAAATTACCCGTACCAACTGCAGACGAAGTTCGCCGAGTCATTTTGCAACATGTCGAAAACCTACACCAGTTTTACGGTGAGTTTAAGGGCGTTCGATTTGCACGCAAACACGTCGGTTGGTACATACAACACCAGACTAATGGTGTTGAGTTTCGTAAAAGCTTTAATGCATTGGAGAGTTCTGCTGAACAACACCTTGCATTAATGAAATATTTTGATGATTTAAGCTAA
- the fis gene encoding DNA-binding transcriptional regulator Fis: MFEQNLAPSALTTTATVQQAEQIVQKPLRDSVQQALRNYLAQLNGQDVENLYDLVLAEVEAPMLDIIMQYTRGNQTRAAVMMGINRGTLRKKLKRYGMN; encoded by the coding sequence ATGTTTGAACAAAATCTGGCTCCTAGTGCCCTAACAACTACTGCAACCGTGCAACAAGCTGAGCAAATTGTACAGAAACCATTACGTGATTCTGTCCAACAAGCACTACGAAATTACCTTGCACAATTAAATGGCCAAGACGTAGAAAACCTTTATGACTTGGTATTAGCAGAAGTTGAAGCGCCAATGCTAGATATCATTATGCAGTATACTCGCGGTAACCAAACCCGTGCAGCTGTGATGATGGGCATCAACCGTGGTACTCTTCGGAAGAAACTAAAACGTTACGGTATGAACTAA
- the prmA gene encoding 50S ribosomal protein L11 methyltransferase — MPWIQLKINANEETAEKISNMLSGAGASAVTFMDSQDTPIFEPLPGETLLWGDTDVTGLFDADKDMQPILAFLAKTKVLGPDFRYKLELLEDKDWEREWMENFHPMQFGERLWICPSWRPVPDENAVNVMLDPGLAFGTGTHPTTALCLTWLDGQDLAGKTVVDFGCGSGILAIAALKLGAKRVIGVDIDPQAILASRDNAERNGVADQIELYLPADQPEGIKADIVVANILAAPLRELSGLIVSFLKPGGKLALSGILDHQAAELNEIYRQHCIMDEPTFSDEWARLNGQIK, encoded by the coding sequence ATGCCTTGGATCCAATTAAAAATTAATGCTAACGAAGAAACAGCTGAGAAGATAAGCAACATGCTATCTGGCGCAGGAGCAAGTGCTGTTACATTTATGGACTCACAAGATACACCAATCTTTGAACCACTGCCGGGTGAAACACTGCTTTGGGGTGATACTGATGTAACAGGTTTGTTTGATGCAGATAAAGACATGCAGCCAATCCTCGCTTTCTTAGCAAAAACCAAGGTATTAGGTCCAGATTTCCGCTATAAATTAGAATTATTAGAAGATAAAGATTGGGAACGCGAATGGATGGAAAACTTTCATCCAATGCAGTTTGGTGAGCGTCTATGGATCTGCCCAAGCTGGCGCCCAGTACCAGATGAAAATGCCGTTAACGTCATGCTTGACCCAGGTTTAGCATTTGGTACTGGTACCCACCCGACTACCGCCTTATGCCTAACATGGTTAGATGGCCAAGATTTAGCTGGTAAAACCGTTGTCGATTTCGGTTGTGGCTCTGGTATCTTAGCAATCGCAGCACTTAAACTAGGTGCAAAACGTGTGATCGGGGTAGATATCGACCCACAAGCTATCTTAGCAAGTCGTGATAACGCTGAACGTAATGGCGTTGCAGACCAGATTGAATTGTATTTACCCGCAGATCAACCTGAAGGTATCAAAGCTGATATCGTGGTTGCGAATATCCTTGCAGCACCACTACGTGAGCTATCAGGGCTTATAGTCAGTTTCTTAAAACCAGGTGGTAAACTGGCCTTATCTGGTATTTTGGATCACCAAGCAGCAGAATTGAACGAAATTTATCGTCAGCACTGTATCATGGATGAACCAACATTCTCTGATGAGTGGGCACGCTTAAACGGCCAAATTAAATAA
- a CDS encoding HlyD family secretion protein, with protein sequence MSNVKTGIIAVVALAVIGWLVFEFNSAYEPKSILLQGQIEAEQYNISSKIPGRIASVDVKKGELVRQGQLIFSLASPELEAKLAQAKAGRSAASAMRKQAESGAREQQIIAANDQWKKAQAAAELMEKTYQRVDNLYKDGVLPEQKRDEVYTKWQAAKYTQNAAYQGYQMAKEGARKETKQAAIEQERMAEGVVAEVESYTKDTKQYAQRDGEVVQILLKEGELAPTGFPVVSIVDINDSWAVFNIREDLLPRLKKGTLLTARIPALGEATYQYQISHIAVMGDYATWRSTDSAKGFDLRTFEIEARPVKPIADLRVGMSVLVELAPSATAQ encoded by the coding sequence ATGAGTAACGTTAAAACAGGCATCATTGCGGTAGTCGCACTAGCTGTTATTGGCTGGCTGGTATTTGAATTCAATAGTGCTTACGAGCCGAAAAGCATATTGTTACAAGGTCAAATTGAAGCCGAGCAATATAATATATCGTCTAAGATCCCGGGGCGTATTGCCTCGGTAGACGTAAAAAAAGGCGAATTGGTTAGGCAAGGGCAATTAATCTTCTCACTGGCGAGTCCTGAATTAGAGGCTAAGTTGGCGCAAGCAAAAGCCGGTCGTTCAGCGGCAAGTGCGATGCGTAAGCAAGCTGAATCAGGTGCCCGTGAACAGCAAATTATTGCGGCTAACGATCAGTGGAAAAAAGCTCAAGCGGCAGCGGAGTTGATGGAAAAAACCTATCAGCGAGTTGATAATCTTTATAAAGACGGAGTATTGCCTGAGCAAAAACGTGATGAAGTCTACACCAAGTGGCAAGCAGCTAAATACACTCAAAATGCCGCGTATCAAGGTTATCAAATGGCTAAAGAAGGGGCGCGTAAAGAAACCAAACAAGCGGCTATCGAGCAAGAACGCATGGCGGAAGGTGTGGTTGCTGAAGTCGAGTCTTATACTAAAGATACCAAGCAATACGCACAGCGTGATGGTGAAGTGGTACAGATATTATTAAAAGAGGGTGAGCTTGCACCGACTGGTTTTCCTGTGGTGAGTATTGTTGATATTAACGATAGCTGGGCGGTATTTAATATTCGTGAGGATTTATTACCACGGTTGAAAAAAGGCACGTTATTAACGGCGCGTATTCCAGCGTTAGGTGAGGCAACATACCAATATCAAATATCTCATATTGCAGTGATGGGTGATTATGCGACTTGGCGATCGACAGACAGTGCGAAAGGATTCGATTTACGTACTTTTGAAATTGAAGCAAGACCTGTTAAGCCGATTGCAGATCTACGTGTCGGTATGAGTGTATTAGTTGAGCTGGCTCCGTCAGCGACTGCGCAGTAA
- a CDS encoding TolC family protein has product MKKVFYGVISAIALSCNVQAAAIDFSEAWYQVVQKNDALQAKKEEVKHSEALQSAAKSLYLPNVDITGSYTHLDKPIEIDTSGAKGKVGAISPIIAGMLPNSVPLSNQNVAHSSLNAVLPIYTGGRITAAQDIREAQVSEAESNYDLATRATFTQLVQYYFGVVLSEQVYQVRLDAVDALADHLNHAIKLEQQGQIAKVERLMAQVSLDKAQIEAQKSLRDYEIAKLALTKMLKQQDSVLPTTPLFVNNSITSVTPYLSKTLTDHPGIAILNAKREQAKGMVEMAFAKHLPEVMLYGNYNLYSDDSVMGQSVPEWMVGVGVRIPIIERSGTSQEVVAAKSSVRRVNLLQMQMQQDLSILVEKTYAEMSQALEEYNSLASSQALSEETVVLRQKAFSQGLSTSLEMADAQLYATSIRVQRLSASYNYVKSLAQLLSVSGDIDRFMDYLQINGIEVK; this is encoded by the coding sequence ATGAAAAAAGTATTTTATGGCGTTATTTCTGCCATTGCATTAAGTTGTAATGTACAAGCAGCTGCTATCGATTTTTCTGAAGCTTGGTATCAAGTAGTACAGAAAAATGATGCATTGCAAGCAAAAAAAGAAGAAGTGAAGCACTCTGAAGCATTACAGAGTGCAGCGAAGTCGCTCTATTTGCCGAATGTTGATATTACTGGGTCATATACTCATTTAGATAAACCGATAGAAATCGATACATCTGGGGCGAAAGGAAAAGTGGGTGCTATTTCCCCTATAATAGCTGGAATGCTCCCTAATAGTGTCCCGTTATCCAATCAAAATGTAGCTCACTCTTCATTGAATGCAGTATTGCCGATTTATACTGGCGGTCGAATTACCGCGGCACAAGATATTCGTGAAGCACAAGTGAGTGAAGCGGAAAGTAATTATGATTTAGCGACGCGTGCGACATTTACGCAATTGGTGCAGTATTATTTTGGGGTGGTGTTATCCGAGCAAGTGTATCAAGTTCGTCTCGATGCGGTGGATGCTTTAGCCGATCACCTTAATCACGCGATCAAATTAGAACAGCAAGGTCAAATAGCCAAAGTTGAACGACTTATGGCGCAAGTCTCGTTAGACAAAGCGCAAATTGAAGCGCAAAAATCGCTACGTGATTATGAAATTGCCAAACTTGCGTTAACCAAGATGTTAAAACAGCAAGATTCGGTATTACCAACCACGCCGTTATTTGTGAATAATAGTATTACTTCTGTTACGCCGTACTTAAGCAAAACATTAACAGACCATCCAGGTATTGCGATCTTAAATGCCAAACGAGAACAAGCCAAAGGCATGGTTGAAATGGCTTTCGCTAAGCATTTACCAGAAGTGATGCTGTACGGTAATTATAATTTATATTCTGATGATTCTGTTATGGGCCAATCGGTACCTGAATGGATGGTAGGTGTTGGTGTTCGTATTCCTATTATTGAGCGTTCAGGTACTTCGCAAGAAGTTGTTGCAGCAAAAAGTTCGGTACGTCGGGTGAACTTATTACAAATGCAAATGCAGCAAGATTTATCCATTCTAGTGGAGAAAACCTATGCCGAAATGAGCCAAGCGTTAGAAGAATATAATTCTTTGGCATCGAGCCAAGCGTTATCAGAAGAAACTGTGGTACTGCGTCAAAAGGCATTTAGCCAAGGTCTATCAACATCACTGGAAATGGCCGATGCACAGTTATATGCAACGAGTATTCGTGTTCAGCGTCTGTCTGCAAGCTATAACTATGTTAAATCACTTGCACAATTACTATCTGTTAGCGGCGATATCGATCGCTTTATGGACTATCTACAAATCAATGGTATCGAGGTTAAATAA
- a CDS encoding ABC transporter permease, whose translation MMSLFITQVKAVWQREIQLILASKWQLSLVTWLPIACMLLVYAIFSQGIPRDLAVAVVDQDHSRLSRSLVRYIDGSPSLAVTAQLTSLAEGKALMQRGEVYAVVHIPREFEKQIYLAMTPEVSTFYNAQYVLIGKLVSSNMAKTFATFTAQIDAVKTLASGGNLAVIKGAVAPISTQVNPLYNTSTNYVPFLVTAAVPALWQIFILVSVLLAFGLEYKNNTQNNWFQRADGAVVSAVIGKLLPYTLLSVVHGLLFLSFFYGYLSLPMHGNWGYLLLILVAGVLAGQAIALFIFTLTMNLTQAISMGAAYSAPAFAFMGVTFPAESMPQLAQIWRSLLPITHYMQLQIGQVNYGQGFMTLLPQLTSLGFFVLTLVVAIFRIKRHRDLAVLNNKNKPAMGHEDE comes from the coding sequence ATGATGAGTTTATTTATTACTCAGGTCAAAGCGGTTTGGCAGCGGGAAATTCAGCTGATATTGGCATCGAAATGGCAACTATCACTGGTGACTTGGTTACCAATTGCTTGCATGTTGTTGGTGTATGCTATTTTTTCACAGGGTATTCCACGTGATCTTGCTGTCGCGGTTGTTGATCAAGACCACAGCCGATTGTCACGCAGTTTGGTGCGTTATATTGATGGCAGTCCTTCGCTTGCGGTGACGGCTCAATTGACAAGTCTTGCCGAAGGTAAAGCATTAATGCAGCGTGGTGAGGTGTATGCTGTCGTGCATATTCCGCGTGAGTTTGAAAAGCAAATTTATCTCGCGATGACCCCAGAAGTCAGTACTTTCTACAATGCGCAGTACGTGTTAATTGGTAAGTTGGTATCGTCAAATATGGCGAAGACCTTTGCCACGTTTACAGCACAAATTGATGCGGTTAAAACATTGGCGAGTGGGGGGAATCTAGCTGTGATTAAAGGGGCTGTCGCGCCGATATCAACGCAAGTTAACCCGCTTTACAATACGTCAACTAACTATGTACCTTTCTTGGTCACAGCCGCGGTTCCTGCGCTATGGCAAATCTTTATTTTGGTGTCGGTGCTGTTGGCATTTGGGTTGGAATATAAAAACAATACCCAAAATAACTGGTTTCAGCGTGCGGATGGTGCCGTCGTTAGTGCTGTTATTGGCAAGTTATTACCCTATACCTTACTTTCTGTTGTCCATGGTTTATTATTTTTAAGTTTCTTTTACGGTTATTTAAGTTTACCCATGCACGGTAATTGGGGTTATTTATTGTTAATTCTGGTCGCTGGGGTATTAGCTGGACAAGCGATAGCATTATTTATCTTTACATTAACGATGAATTTAACTCAAGCAATTAGCATGGGCGCGGCTTATTCTGCTCCTGCGTTTGCATTTATGGGAGTGACATTTCCAGCAGAAAGTATGCCGCAGCTAGCACAAATATGGCGTTCGTTATTACCGATTACGCATTATATGCAGTTGCAAATAGGGCAGGTTAATTACGGGCAAGGCTTTATGACCTTGTTACCGCAACTCACGTCATTAGGCTTCTTTGTATTGACGTTAGTCGTGGCAATATTTCGTATTAAGCGCCATCGTGATCTCGCCGTTTTGAATAATAAAAACAAGCCAGCAATGGGACATGAAGATGAATAA